Within Tenebrio molitor chromosome 3, icTenMoli1.1, whole genome shotgun sequence, the genomic segment ATTTCATTTCTGTGcgtttatttgtaatttctaaaaaaaatgcgCATCACAAGGTAATTTTTCTAAGGTTATCTCAATTTAGTATAGATACACAAGAATGATGCGTTGTGTTGTGTGAACATAACATAATTCAAGTTTTAACGAACACAAGAAATTAAAGGACCTCTCACATAGTCATGTGAcataattaatcaattaaaagCAGGACCATCATGTTAGATAATTCCTTATTCCAGATTTTTAAGGTTATGTAACATTTATGAGTCAACaacatttaagaaaaaatcacACCCAACAAGAgaatacaggctgtttgataaaaaacgcctcaacccataacttttttatttattatccgatttcaatgaacaaaaaaaccgaagatatggtttttcatgcgctacgaagcagccataaaataattttttttggcgttattttcagtagcttacgatagtcaacttttttttttaaacggacacatgtagttttttaggctcagtctgataaagtttttttttctgaatctaacgatgtattaaaaattatcgtttggttcatagctgactgaaaaaaaaataaaacaatttttaattctgattcagtttattatgaaattttcaagtgtgccgtgaaaaacaattggaatacaaatagcaacaaatgtcaagtgtgagtttgaaaatttccaggtgcaatcttgaagagttttattattattttcttggaaaacataaaaaaataaaaaattttaattattattattttttctattaactttttgtttttgactaattacgatttttattacactcgaacataaaataatagtcaaatgactgctatcctgcatgactgacaatgttattttatacatacttaaataaaaaaagtttaaaaaagcaggtgaaaacttctaagctgacgtttaaatgacatttatcgtactttgtattccgattgtttttcacggcactcttaaaaattttataataagctgaaccacaaaaaaatgttttttttttttttcagttagctatgaaccaaatgataactttcaatataccattagatccagaaaaaaaaccttaccagaccaagcctaaaaaacttcATGTGtcctttttaaaaaaaaagttggctatcgttagctattgaagataacgccaaaaaaaaaatttttgtggttgttttgtagcgcttgaaaaaccatatctttgatttttttgttcattgaaatcgggtaataaataacaaagttatgggttgaggcgtttttcatcaaacagcctgtatatgtcCCGACCGCGCCCTCTCGAAGGACATCTTCGAAAGACATCCCTTCGCCTACATCCCCTTCAGCGCAGGACTATGTAACTGCACCGTCAGAAATTCGCATTCTTGGAGCCCTGGTCGAAGGAAGTCAAAGTGCCAAGGCAGGAAGAAACTCAATAGACgggattttgtaaattttcataaaaataaatgtataattttgtattattgttTGATAACAGAGGACCCAGTACTGATTCTTGCGTGACGCGAACTTGCAGTGTTTAAGGAGAGTACTGTCGAGTACTAACAGTCGAAACAATGCTGTCAGAAACTCTGCTAGCGACAGTGAGTGCAATAGCGCTTATATGCAGCTCGTTGAATACCTAATATAAATCCCTGTAAAGACCTATGTGGAACTCATTTGGCATTGATTTTAATCTATTGCTCTATTTATCTAATAAAGGAAGTAAAGTCCAACACGTTTCGTACTATGTTTTTCTTGTAATACACGATAACtgcatttttctttaattatctggttttaacaaaaattagcATCAATCTCAAGCGTCCTTTctcatataaataaataacttctCTTCCTCTTGCTTAGTCGACTACCAACAGTTTCAAGAATGCCTCTGGAGATAGTTTTCTTGGGTGTAATAGCACTGGGTGctatctattatttttttaaaatcgtAACAGAAATATCTAGTCGCGTGTACcacattcaaaaattaccaGGACCTCCTATGTTCAACTGGATTGTGGGGAATATGTACCTTCTTCAAGATAGTCCAGGTACTCCAGTATTGTGCTGGTGGAACTGTAAATTAACCAAAACACAGATAAAATTTTCCAGATGCTTAGAAAATGGGGTCTCGAGTACTACCCCATTTATAAGTTGTGGGTAATATCTGTATCAGCTGCTAATATAATGAGCCCAGAGGATATGAAGGTGAGTTTAAAACGAGaggaaaattgtaaaaaccaTCTGGTTGCAGTTGATTCTGTCAGATATAAAACACATGAAGAAGAGTCCAGCCTACAACTTGCTGAACAAGTGGCTGGGTACTGGACTGTTGACCAGCACCGGAACAAAGTGGCAGACGCGTCGGAAAATCTTAACACCAGCTTTCCATTTTAACATCCTGCAAGATTTTATTCAAACTTTCAACGAGAAAACAGAGGAACTGGTAGAAGTGTTGAAGGGGGAGTGTTACAACACCTGCACTGAGATAACTCCGATAATTACGCATTTCGCTCTGAAGATCATCGGAGGTGAGAAAGACGTTTCGCCCTTATTTTATTCCGATCTGGCTTTACATCTTCACGCCTCACTTTTACAGAGAAGTGAAATTTGTCAAGACATTGCACAGCTTCACCACGGAAGTTATTGCTGAAAGGGAAAAAGATTTTCACAGTGATTCGACTAAAAGGACGAGAAAACGGTTGGCCATGTTGGACTTGTTGCTAACCGCCAAAAGAGAAGAAGGGTTCATCGACAATGAAGGCATCAGAGAAGAAGTAGACACTTTTATGTTTGAAGGACACGACACCGTTTCCGCCGCTATGATTTTTGCCTTGATGATGATCGCCAATCATCCCCAAGTTCAAGTGAGTAAGTTCAGGgagaaaaacacaaattatGATTGTGTCGTAGGAAGAAATTGTCAACGAGATGAAAGATGTTTTGGGAGACATCAAGAAAAAACCACAATACAGCGACCTCCAAGAACTCAATTACATGGAAAGGTGTCTCAAAGAAGTGTTAAGATTGTACCCGAGCGTTCACTACATCTCGCGCGAACTTGGCCAAGACTTGATCACTCACACCGGATACAAGCTGAAGAAAGGCACAGTGGTGCAGTTGCACATCTACGATCTCCACCATAATCCTGAAGTTTATCCTGATCCTGAAAAATTCGATCCGGATCGATAGGTCAGCGGTTCGCCATGTTGGAAATGAAGGCCATTCTGTGTGGAATTTTGGGGAATTTTGTGTTGGAAGCAGTAGACACCCCCGaatcaattgttttaattgtagATATAATTCTCAGAACCAAGGACAACATCAAGGTAAAATTTCTACCGAGAATAGAATAAATGAGATTCTGTCATGAAAATCTTGTTTTAATCCTTTCACCACTTTACCTTTCGACAATTGAAATGAAACTTGAAATACAGaacaattatctaaaaattaactaaaagaAATGCTCGAagtagtgagttcaaaaacaaaaattaacttttCTTTTCAGGCTCTCAGATTCACCAAcatctttaatttaatttgacttgaatttgatttgaaatgtcaaatgttaTTTGTCAatgatgcggctgtcagtgtgaagtcgtcaacaaccggaagttactccagttgtaccatttaaaaataaaattcagtgtcACCAAatcaaacagtccttcttgatcaccccaaCAATTGGAAAACGCATTTGACAACATGAAAACCAGAAATCGTTTGTGCGTTTATACTGAAGgacaaaattttgaacatttgctataagaataaatattttgttttatattttgggcttctttatacatttttatgtcaCGATCAGAATAAACATGGTGTATTGTGTTGTCAAATGTCACTGCTGTGCTgtctttaaaaattgcatgttgccaacttcataataaaatcacagcgtactctaattccgaattaaTTTGAAGGCACAATACTTTGTAGCGAACAGGTTTTAAATatctacggggtgatcaataaggactgtttaagttggtgacactgaatcgtattttaaatcgtataacaggagtaacttccggttgttgatggcttgtcggtgttaatgctatacctatttcagatatttgtcaaataaaccaacaaaacatatccagttagtgttataaataaaaattttcttaattgtattgccaacttaaacagtccttcttgatcacccggtatttggattttaaggatgaactggagtaacattgaaaaatggcgaaatttgcttaaaattggtacgatagtcctttcatccattctaaagtactgtgccaaatttgaaaaaatttggtcgaggaattttaaagttattaccttttaaagtttcgggatattttacacgtgttcttatgagaaatggagcaatggtcgcataaaaattgataaaaaacatatttcaaaaaggccaatttttcttaaatttttcacacataaagtatcgatatcgtagaattttctaatgaatttacaaaaaaagttggtcgaggtttttccttgtaatcgctaattacatgtggaaaaacacggtttttgaggttatgtatctgttttaatttcaataaaagtgaacaaaatgcatataattgacgtcggtgtgcaacattacactcatatcgcacgttttactgcagttacgttaagaactttaacagaaatcaatgaaaattgaaattcagtgtgcttttgtttacttttacgtacagtcttagtcaaaagattgtaaaatcacatgtaagtaattatctaaatatcaagaaaataaacacagaatttacttgcaactcattacaattcgtttccaaaaattaaaaactattttttcaaatattgatttctcgtaataaacgtttcatagcattataagaattccacaactttttgctgagattgttactccagttcatccttaattGCTATGCAATATTGATCAACATGAAACTGTAATTTGTACTTTATAATGCTAAAGGTTGCAATTTTTATCAAgagcaaaataaataataaaaagaaataacattttgatgtttttttgcTCCTCTCTCGTGTACATAATAGTCTTgataaatgacatttatcTTTCGCGAATAGAATTAGGTAATTCCTACATAATATGACTTGCACATCAAAGACACTAAAGACAGCAAATTGTTGAGAAAACACTGCAACCTTCTGGGTGCAATTGCACTCTTGGGATCATCCAACAACAAGATACTTATTGATAAAGTTGCATAAAAGAGTAAACGAAATTGTTAGTATTTGCgcttttatcttttttttatattgtcgCCTATATGATAAACTCCACTTGGCCTTTCAAAATCATGTACTTTTCCTCGTAAAATTGCTATATATTATTTGTAGAGTACGGAGAAGAACTATTCGAAAATTAACGCTCCGAAGCATGTTCTTAGTAACAGTTGTCTTGGGTGTAATAGCACTGGTTGTTCTTTGCTCTCTGTTAAAAATAGTATTCGTGAAAACTAGTCGCGTATACCATGTACAGAAATTGTCAGGACCCCCTGGATGCAACTGGATTTTTGGAAACATAAAACCTCTTCACACCACTCCTGGTAGTATCACATTCtgactaatttatttttaaataattgggaaaaagttcaaatttttCAGGTTCTAAGAAATTGGGGTCGCTCATACTACCCTATTTACAAGTTATGGGTGATTTCGATTTCAGTTGCCAACCTGATATGTCCAGAAGATATGAAggtaatttttgaaacaagacaattttaatttatgggctaattattttttagttaattttatcTGATATGAACCACATAAAGAAAAGTTTAGCTTACAACCTTCTGCATAAGTGGTTGGGAACTGGTTTGTTAACCAGCACTGGAAGCAAATGGCAATTGCGTCGCAAAATATTGACTCCCGCCTTCCACTTTAATATCCTTCAAGATTTCATTCTGACTTTCAATGAAAAAGCCGATGAGTTGGTGGAGGTTTTGAAAAGAGATTGTGATAAACCCTACACTGAAATTAGTCCTTTGATGACACATTTCTCCCTGAAAATTATTGGAGGCGAGTAAATTCTacaattctggatttagattaAACTTGCAAATTTTAGAAACTTCAATGGGGAGGAAACTGGAATTTAATTCTGAGAAGGAAAAGAACTACAAAAGCGCTTTCCACGATTTCGTCGACGTCTTGATTTATCGTGTTCTACACCCTTATTTGGTACACAATTGGCTTTACATCTTCACTCCTCACTTTTACAGAGAAGTGAAGTGTGTCAAGACACTGCACAGCTTCACTACGGAAGTTATTGCTGAAAGAGAAAAAGATTTTCACAGTGGTTCGACTACtgtaaaaacaagaaaacggTTGGCCATGTTGGACTTGTTGCTAACAGCCAAAAGAGAAGGATTGATCGACAATGAAGGAATCAGAGAAGAAGTGGACACTTTTATGTTTGAAGGACACGACACCGTTTCCGCCGCCATGATGTTTGCCTTGATGATGATCGCCAATCATCCCCAAGTTCAAGTGAGTAAGTTCAGGgagaaaaacacaaattatGATTGAGTCGTAGGAAGAAATTGTCAACGAGATGAAAGATGTTTTGGGAGACATCAAGAAAAAACCACAATACAGCGACCTCCAAGAACTCAGTTACATGGAAAGGTGTCTCAAAGAAGTGTTAAGATTGTACCCGAGCGTTCACTACATCTCGCGCGAACTTGGCAAAGACTTGGTCACTCACACCGGGTACAAACTGAAGAAAGGTACAGTGGTGCAGCTGCACATTTACGATCTTCACCGCAATCCTGACATTTATCCTGATCCTGAAAAATTTGATCCTGATCGATTCCTGCCGCACAACTGCGACCAAAGACATCCTTTTGCCTACATTCCTTTCAGCGCGGGACCACGAAACTGCATAGGTCAGCGGTTCGCCATGTTGGAAATGAAGGCCATTCTGTGTGGAATTTTGGGGAATTTTGTTTTGGAAGCAGTAGACACCCCGGAATCAGTTGTTTTAACTCTGGATGTAATTCTCAGAACCAAGGACAACATAAAAGTGAAATTTCTACCGAGAATATAATAAATGAGATTCTGTCatgaaaatgttgttttaaTCTTTCACCACTTTACCTCttgacaattgaaattaaacttgaaataCAGGAATGTCAAATGTTATTTGTCAATAATGCGGTTGTCAGTGTCAAGCCGtcaacaaccagaagttactccagttttaccattaaaaaaaagcagTTGCACCAACTCAAACaatccttcttgatcaccccgtataatcgtttgatttaatattattccatttttattaatacagggtgattcacgagtaatgaTGAGCGTtac encodes:
- the LOC138126358 gene encoding cytochrome P450 4C1-like, with protein sequence MFLVTVVLGVIALVVLCSLLKIVFVKTSRVYHVQKLSGPPGCNWIFGNIKPLHTTPVQIFQVLRNWGRSYYPIYKLWVISISVANLICPEDMKLILSDMNHIKKSLAYNLLHKWLGTGLLTSTGSKWQLRRKILTPAFHFNILQDFILTFNEKADELVEVLKRDCDKPYTEISPLMTHFSLKIIGETSMGRKLEFNSEKEKNYKSAFHDFVDVLIYRVLHPYLVHNWLYIFTPHFYREVKCVKTLHSFTTEVIAEREKDFHSGSTTVKTRKRLAMLDLLLTAKREGLIDNEGIREEVDTFMFEGHDTVSAAMMFALMMIANHPQVQEEIVNEMKDVLGDIKKKPQYSDLQELSYMERCLKEVLRLYPSVHYISRELGKDLVTHTGYKLKKGTVVQLHIYDLHRNPDIYPDPEKFDPDRFLPHNCDQRHPFAYIPFSAGPRNCIGQRFAMLEMKAILCGILGNFVLEAVDTPESVVLTLDVILRTKDNIKVKFLPRI